The following proteins are co-located in the Pseudarthrobacter siccitolerans genome:
- a CDS encoding RES family NAD+ phosphorylase, with the protein MHRVYDNRYATLEFNPGPKGAGRFHFFGEPTVPVLYAAETKEAAVAETLLRNIPVAGGLLAYGDYKSKVMAAFTSRREIRLASFLGSGLRTLRVEARQLTDTPGESYPQTRKWAEAAHGAGYEGIAWMSRRNNSDRAYMFFGDRLTSGDFEVVPGSGRIFALGPGHDWLIDLCSPMHIDVMPVPALSP; encoded by the coding sequence ATGCACCGGGTTTACGACAATCGATATGCCACATTGGAATTCAATCCAGGGCCGAAGGGGGCCGGCCGCTTCCACTTCTTTGGAGAACCCACGGTTCCAGTGCTCTACGCTGCCGAGACGAAGGAAGCGGCCGTGGCTGAAACCCTCCTGCGGAATATCCCTGTTGCTGGAGGCTTGCTTGCGTATGGCGACTACAAGTCGAAGGTCATGGCCGCTTTCACCAGCCGGAGGGAGATTCGGCTGGCCTCATTCTTGGGATCCGGCTTACGGACCCTGCGCGTGGAAGCACGCCAGCTCACGGATACACCTGGTGAGTCCTACCCACAAACCAGGAAGTGGGCCGAAGCTGCGCACGGTGCCGGATATGAAGGAATCGCGTGGATGTCGAGAAGGAACAACAGCGACCGGGCATACATGTTCTTCGGCGACCGTCTCACGTCCGGTGATTTCGAGGTAGTCCCCGGCAGTGGACGAATTTTTGCTCTTGGCCCCGGCCATGACTGGCTGATAGACCTCTGCAGTCCGATGCATATTGACGTGATGCCGGTGCCTGCCCTGTCACCCTAA